Proteins from a genomic interval of Spiroplasma diminutum CUAS-1:
- a CDS encoding ROK family protein produces the protein MKLVLAIEIGVTSSKVGLVNQYGDLQAKFAVDHDLTRLIPNLFEKIIDGLEAIGINYEEEVEKIGIAIGGYVDHMLGIIRYSANLNLTNYHLKEVAEELFKKPIFVINDANASALGEFWTGVAKQYDSIIFYYVDNGIGGAVITEGKLAPGARGFAGEFGHGGGVFQKNYPCSCGLTGCVEPMSSILGIANHFKVTFKNKKNHSAAHFFKNVEDITFKEILEIYEENNQPEEITVLLQEALDPLIMHMATMINALDPEAIILAGGLTQLDEKLIEIIQSSIKKYMIDMFAEELTIEIAELGNDSTMIGSAYYALNDWKIF, from the coding sequence ATGAAATTAGTTTTAGCTATTGAAATTGGTGTTACATCTTCAAAAGTTGGATTAGTAAATCAATATGGAGATTTACAAGCTAAATTTGCAGTTGATCATGATTTAACTAGACTTATACCAAATCTTTTTGAAAAAATAATAGATGGTTTAGAAGCAATTGGAATAAATTATGAAGAAGAAGTTGAAAAAATAGGTATTGCAATTGGTGGTTATGTTGATCACATGCTTGGAATAATAAGATATTCAGCTAATTTAAATTTAACTAATTATCATTTAAAAGAAGTTGCTGAAGAATTATTTAAAAAACCAATTTTTGTAATAAATGATGCTAATGCAAGTGCATTAGGTGAATTTTGAACAGGAGTTGCAAAACAATATGATTCAATCATTTTCTATTACGTTGATAATGGAATTGGTGGAGCTGTAATTACTGAAGGTAAACTAGCACCAGGAGCAAGAGGATTTGCTGGTGAATTTGGTCATGGTGGTGGAGTTTTTCAAAAGAATTACCCATGTTCTTGTGGTTTAACAGGGTGTGTTGAACCAATGTCTTCAATTCTTGGAATTGCAAACCATTTTAAAGTAACTTTTAAAAATAAAAAAAATCATTCTGCTGCACATTTCTTTAAAAATGTAGAAGATATAACTTTTAAAGAAATACTTGAAATATATGAAGAAAACAATCAACCTGAAGAAATAACTGTTTTATTACAAGAAGCACTTGATCCGCTTATAATGCATATGGCAACAATGATAAATGCATTGGATCCAGAAGCTATAATATTGGCTGGTGGATTAACACAGTTAGATGAAAAATTAATTGAAATTATTCAATCAAGTATTAAAAAATATATGATTGATATGTTTGCAGAAGAATTAACTATCGAAATAGCTGAATTAGGAAATGATTCAACTATGATTGGTAGTGCTTATTATGCTTTAAATGATTGAAAAATATTCTAA
- a CDS encoding endo-beta-N-acetylglucosaminidase gives MKKIVFALLAITTTMPFLLYTVSCGSDSLNYGTDLSKISDYKWSKEEPYFNSYNKSAINASSVEEAISLKIKNESKFLDYKNFNTGFKTSNEVLKQSPTGVPLNTKFLPNGNRKRDVMEVKRNERFDKINSILDWTYQSDLDAKYNKSRIELQKTEKVASKWVSTQDEKIKEMNMSTIIPGTSLENTIVGNKRTYARSFNNYQYNDIMVAWAGAADEGIIVPPGKNEVEKAHINGTKILGNIFLDGYHGLKKEMLDQFLKKDSNGNYLIVDILINIAVDLGFDGWFWNNEPNGYFEDGYILRYKVSTEIMKQFREKVKASTDEKVKNLILFSYKNNGSLEQDTTGKTASQESEELQKNSDYFLSDFGITPNKSVDYLEKNKNIDPFTIYNMYNASGWIGGNIFYNQDRLGGRELKDLVYKHYDENGKEYIDVTKERSDKNLNKWTYKSNDQNELKNSLAIFASQVADDLARQDMDKIKIENQDTLDIDTYGMTKQNYYDDLIYTGRNRQLSENDEGSVSYDEKTFENKSYGVGNLVQEKTVLIDDNKSFFTNFSTGNGSKFASLNTSENGVERIVETNYPWSNSNIADVQPTYKWMITKANEDNQVVDSKNITGFYDYLDPYLKGNSIALGSGVKNDGEIIDAKFENGSEYNWMIMGSNYKKTKNLDVSFVYKSTGIEEPKIIYEEINGGSTTIKKAVSNYSVKELDNGWKEINGTINSEGTVGKIGLNFTANSGSGKINVGQLSIDNNSIKNTFDDLTNIKAESELVINRENGFKNYRLNFDSLFKEKDIYSYYEVYYKKNNELFRVGETNSDNYYIKNIPVDVKQFHIKLQNNATGEIKWIKLEVGE, from the coding sequence ATGAAAAAAATAGTATTTGCGTTGTTAGCAATAACAACAACAATGCCTTTTTTGTTATATACTGTTTCTTGTGGAAGTGACAGTTTAAATTATGGAACTGATTTATCAAAAATTAGTGACTATAAATGAAGTAAAGAAGAACCATATTTTAATAGCTATAACAAATCGGCAATTAATGCTTCTAGTGTCGAAGAAGCAATTAGTTTAAAAATTAAAAATGAGTCTAAGTTTTTAGACTACAAAAATTTTAATACTGGTTTTAAAACATCAAATGAAGTTCTAAAACAGTCACCAACAGGTGTTCCATTAAACACTAAATTTTTACCAAATGGTAATAGAAAAAGAGATGTAATGGAAGTTAAAAGAAATGAAAGATTTGATAAAATAAACAGTATTTTAGATTGAACTTATCAATCTGATCTTGATGCAAAATACAATAAATCAAGAATAGAATTACAAAAAACTGAAAAAGTAGCTTCAAAATGAGTAAGCACTCAAGATGAAAAAATTAAAGAAATGAATATGTCAACTATTATTCCAGGTACTTCATTGGAAAATACCATAGTTGGAAATAAAAGAACATATGCAAGAAGCTTTAATAACTATCAATATAACGATATTATGGTTGCTTGAGCTGGAGCTGCAGATGAAGGTATTATTGTTCCACCTGGAAAAAATGAAGTTGAAAAAGCACATATAAATGGAACAAAAATACTTGGAAATATATTTTTAGATGGTTATCATGGACTTAAAAAGGAAATGTTAGACCAATTCTTGAAGAAGGATTCAAATGGAAATTATTTAATTGTTGATATATTAATCAACATAGCAGTTGATTTAGGATTTGATGGATGATTTTGAAATAATGAACCAAATGGATATTTTGAAGATGGTTATATTTTAAGATATAAAGTTTCAACAGAAATAATGAAACAATTTAGAGAAAAAGTAAAAGCTTCAACTGATGAAAAAGTTAAAAACTTAATATTATTTTCTTATAAAAATAATGGTAGTTTAGAACAAGATACAACAGGTAAAACAGCAAGTCAAGAATCTGAAGAATTACAAAAAAATAGTGATTATTTTTTAAGTGATTTTGGAATTACTCCAAATAAATCAGTTGACTATTTAGAAAAAAATAAAAATATCGATCCTTTCACTATTTACAATATGTATAATGCATCAGGATGAATTGGTGGAAATATCTTTTACAATCAAGATAGACTTGGTGGAAGAGAATTAAAAGATTTAGTTTATAAACACTATGATGAAAATGGAAAAGAATATATTGATGTAACAAAAGAAAGATCAGATAAAAATTTAAATAAATGAACTTATAAAAGTAATGATCAAAATGAATTAAAAAATTCACTTGCAATATTTGCATCACAAGTTGCAGATGATCTTGCAAGACAAGATATGGATAAAATTAAAATTGAAAATCAAGATACATTAGACATTGATACTTATGGAATGACTAAACAAAATTATTATGATGATTTAATATATACAGGAAGAAACAGACAACTTTCAGAAAATGATGAAGGTTCAGTTTCATATGACGAAAAAACTTTTGAAAATAAAAGTTATGGAGTTGGAAATTTAGTTCAAGAAAAAACAGTATTGATTGATGATAATAAATCTTTCTTTACAAATTTTTCAACAGGAAATGGATCTAAATTTGCTTCTTTAAATACATCAGAAAATGGAGTAGAAAGAATTGTTGAAACTAATTATCCATGAAGTAATTCAAATATAGCTGATGTTCAACCAACATATAAATGAATGATTACAAAAGCTAATGAAGATAATCAAGTTGTTGATAGTAAAAACATAACTGGATTTTATGATTATTTAGATCCTTATTTAAAAGGTAATTCAATTGCACTAGGTTCTGGTGTAAAAAATGATGGTGAGATTATTGATGCTAAATTTGAAAATGGCTCAGAATATAATTGAATGATTATGGGAAGTAACTATAAAAAAACAAAAAATTTAGATGTTTCATTTGTTTATAAATCAACAGGTATTGAAGAACCTAAAATAATTTATGAAGAAATTAATGGTGGTTCGACAACAATTAAAAAAGCTGTAAGTAATTATTCTGTTAAAGAACTTGACAATGGTTGAAAAGAAATAAATGGAACAATAAATTCTGAAGGAACTGTTGGAAAAATTGGATTAAATTTTACTGCAAATTCAGGTTCAGGAAAAATAAATGTTGGTCAATTATCTATAGATAATAACTCTATAAAAAATACTTTTGATGATTTAACAAATATTAAAGCAGAATCTGAATTAGTAATTAATAGAGAGAATGGTTTTAAAAACTATAGATTAAATTTTGATTCTTTATTTAAAGAAAAAGATATTTATTCATATTATGAAGTTTATTATAAAAAAAATAATGAACTTTTTAGAGTTGGAGAAACAAATTCAGATAATTACTATATTAAAAATATCCCAGTAGATGTAAAACAATTTCATATTAAATTACAAAATAATGCTACTGGTGAAATAAAATGAATTAAATTGGAAGTCGGGGAATAG
- a CDS encoding ABC transporter ATP-binding protein: MLEIKNLSKSFGKNKILNDINLQVKSGECIGILGSNGAGKTTLMELIVGQIKPSNGEILIDGEKNTYRKVGIQFQEGMWPMGVSSKILVKFFKNNWFKETDEDTKKLLEIFEIEELLKKDLNNLSGGQKQRVNCFLAVINNPQYIFLDEMISGLDLKMQLKLITYFKNLKEQGKTIVLISHNTEEVEELCDRVVILNNGQIFLDESTKEIVKKYGSIRKMLIEYYKNHAE, translated from the coding sequence ATGTTGGAAATAAAAAATTTATCAAAAAGTTTTGGTAAAAACAAAATTTTAAATGATATAAATCTGCAAGTTAAAAGCGGAGAGTGTATTGGGATTTTAGGATCAAATGGTGCTGGAAAAACAACATTAATGGAATTAATTGTTGGACAAATTAAACCATCAAATGGAGAAATTTTAATTGATGGAGAAAAAAATACTTACAGAAAAGTTGGAATTCAATTTCAAGAGGGAATGTGACCAATGGGTGTAAGTTCAAAAATTCTTGTTAAGTTCTTTAAAAATAATTGATTTAAAGAAACTGATGAAGATACTAAAAAATTACTTGAAATATTTGAAATTGAAGAATTATTAAAAAAAGATTTAAATAATTTGAGTGGGGGTCAAAAGCAAAGAGTCAATTGTTTCTTAGCTGTTATAAATAATCCTCAATATATCTTTTTAGATGAAATGATTTCAGGATTAGATTTAAAAATGCAATTAAAATTGATAACATATTTTAAAAATCTAAAAGAACAAGGTAAAACAATAGTTTTAATTTCTCATAATACTGAAGAAGTTGAAGAATTATGTGATAGAGTTGTAATTTTAAATAATGGTCAAATATTCTTAGATGAATCAACAAAAGAAATTGTTAAAAAATATGGAAGTATTAGAAAAATGTTAATAGAATATTACAAAAATCATGCAGAATAG
- the plsY gene encoding glycerol-3-phosphate 1-O-acyltransferase PlsY: MYLETIIGTAIASIIAYLLGSFSFSITIVKLKTNKDVRDQGSKNAGATNASRIIGKKWGAFIMILDALKILIAVTVAFALSQIPTSYFQNIILIVPGLFALIGHCWPIYYKFKGGKAVSCFLGLMFTANYIVGIILFTTWLVLVLSTRKVSIGSIFAAILAGVLMWIPQISGLNTFSIHGADFINAFNKGINFVWFNKMHEVNGSNYDNFLIINLVTTTAMIILLARHWQNIQRLIKGTEPAFLKKRGSKEKESKQEEVKVKNNNQKVAN, from the coding sequence ATGTACTTAGAAACTATCATAGGGACAGCAATAGCTTCAATTATAGCTTACTTATTAGGAAGCTTTTCTTTCTCTATAACAATTGTGAAACTTAAGACAAATAAAGATGTAAGAGATCAAGGAAGTAAAAATGCTGGAGCTACAAATGCAAGTAGAATAATTGGTAAAAAATGAGGAGCATTCATAATGATTCTTGATGCTCTTAAAATATTAATTGCAGTAACTGTAGCATTTGCATTAAGTCAAATACCTACTTCATACTTTCAAAATATCATATTAATTGTTCCAGGGTTATTTGCATTAATTGGACACTGCTGACCTATTTATTACAAATTTAAAGGTGGAAAAGCAGTAAGTTGTTTTTTAGGATTAATGTTTACTGCAAATTACATAGTTGGAATAATATTATTTACTACTTGATTAGTATTAGTATTATCAACAAGAAAAGTAAGTATTGGTTCAATATTTGCAGCAATTCTTGCTGGTGTATTAATGTGAATTCCTCAAATTTCAGGGTTAAATACTTTCTCTATTCATGGAGCAGACTTTATTAATGCATTTAATAAAGGAATAAATTTTGTATGATTTAACAAAATGCATGAAGTAAATGGATCAAATTATGATAATTTCTTAATAATTAACTTAGTTACAACTACAGCTATGATAATATTATTAGCAAGACATTGACAAAATATTCAACGTCTAATTAAAGGAACAGAACCTGCTTTCCTAAAAAAAAGAGGTTCAAAAGAAAAAGAATCTAAACAAGAAGAAGTAAAAGTAAAAAATAATAATCAAAAAGTTGCTAATTAA
- a CDS encoding YneF family protein — translation MIVWWGALLIAIACAVAGGIIGFVITRKVIQKQLRENPPINENQIRAMYRSMGRKPTETDIKKTMNAVKRGK, via the coding sequence ATGATAGTTTGATGAGGAGCTCTTTTAATAGCCATAGCTTGTGCAGTTGCTGGGGGAATTATTGGTTTTGTAATAACAAGAAAAGTTATTCAAAAACAATTAAGAGAAAATCCACCAATTAATGAAAATCAAATTAGAGCAATGTATAGAAGTATGGGTAGAAAACCAACTGAAACTGATATTAAAAAGACAATGAATGCTGTAAAAAGAGGTAAATAA
- the yqeH gene encoding ribosome biogenesis GTPase YqeH, producing the protein MKFSNNDKIDEIEKQLEELEDKALKINAQSEEVIKVKQKSKVTLTEARPGIGNTTNFNSSGPKKCIGCGKELQTEDDKLPGFSLNIEKQDLCLRCFKIKYYNKLVEQEINDQDFIKIIDDINKTDEKIRYYYVVDIFDLPGSRLTWLEQLISKKEVVILVNKIDLFPKAVKKTKIFNYVKKFFEDSPINGSKIILTSSIKQDYVFALVNELKSVQYDQYIVGISNAGKSSLINACLKANQQIPSIVTSKYVNTTLDKIKINFTEKNFVYDTPGLVKHNHIAIATAPSYWDFFFFQKEIKQVTYQLNQGQSIFYGGLAWFTFENGQAFNEKNGKETKTNFHFYINKQLPLHRTKAINAQRYFKKNRHNLSPRLLDKDCEFETLVFNYTNERKVDIHISGLGWINFKSYPDMKLSITVPKTEYGIKVTELDALI; encoded by the coding sequence ATGAAATTCTCTAATAATGATAAAATTGATGAAATCGAAAAGCAATTAGAAGAACTTGAAGATAAAGCTTTAAAAATTAATGCACAAAGTGAAGAAGTTATAAAAGTAAAACAAAAAAGTAAAGTAACTTTAACTGAAGCAAGACCTGGTATTGGAAATACTACAAACTTTAATTCAAGCGGTCCTAAGAAATGTATTGGTTGTGGAAAAGAACTTCAAACAGAAGATGACAAACTTCCAGGATTTAGTTTAAATATTGAAAAACAAGATTTATGTTTAAGATGTTTTAAAATTAAATATTACAATAAACTTGTTGAGCAAGAAATAAATGATCAAGACTTTATAAAAATCATTGATGATATAAATAAAACTGATGAAAAAATAAGATATTACTATGTTGTAGATATTTTTGACTTACCTGGAAGTAGATTGACATGATTAGAGCAATTAATTTCAAAAAAAGAAGTTGTTATTCTAGTTAATAAAATAGATCTATTTCCAAAAGCTGTTAAGAAAACAAAAATATTTAACTACGTTAAAAAATTCTTTGAAGATTCACCAATAAATGGATCAAAAATAATCTTAACTTCATCAATTAAACAAGATTATGTATTTGCTTTAGTAAATGAATTAAAATCAGTTCAATATGATCAATATATTGTTGGTATTTCAAATGCTGGAAAATCAAGTTTAATAAATGCGTGTTTAAAAGCAAATCAACAAATTCCAAGTATTGTAACTTCAAAATATGTAAATACAACACTAGATAAGATAAAAATTAATTTTACAGAAAAGAATTTTGTATATGATACACCAGGACTTGTAAAACATAATCATATTGCAATAGCTACAGCACCAAGTTATTGAGATTTCTTTTTCTTCCAAAAAGAAATTAAACAAGTTACTTATCAATTAAATCAAGGTCAATCAATTTTTTATGGTGGTCTTGCATGATTTACTTTTGAAAATGGACAAGCATTTAATGAAAAGAATGGAAAAGAAACAAAAACTAATTTTCATTTTTATATAAATAAACAATTACCACTACATAGAACAAAAGCAATAAATGCACAAAGATATTTCAAAAAAAATCGTCATAATTTATCTCCAAGATTATTAGATAAAGATTGTGAATTTGAAACATTAGTTTTTAATTATACTAATGAAAGAAAAGTTGATATTCATATTTCTGGATTGGGTTGAATTAATTTTAAATCATATCCTGACATGAAATTATCAATTACAGTTCCAAAAACAGAATATGGAATTAAAGTAACTGAATTAGATGCATTAATTTAA
- a CDS encoding DUF896 domain-containing protein, which translates to MEKLLKRINELAHIAKQRELTHEELEERAKLREKYIKLFRAGLEQQLENTKFIDENGNEIKRKK; encoded by the coding sequence ATGGAAAAACTTTTGAAAAGAATTAATGAACTTGCACATATTGCAAAACAAAGAGAATTAACTCATGAAGAATTAGAAGAAAGAGCTAAATTAAGAGAAAAGTATATTAAATTATTTAGAGCAGGATTAGAACAACAATTAGAAAATACAAAATTTATTGATGAAAATGGAAATGAAATAAAAAGGAAAAAATAG
- a CDS encoding ABC transporter ATP-binding protein has translation MLIVKNISKIYKNNAGNFNISLEIKENEIYGIMGPNGAGKSTFIKQVLGFIKPDTGEILIDGKDPFKNNKEVMLFSGYIPGEIALYSGLTGIQYLKIINKLKDKDNWEYIEKLLLFFQLDANKKINKMSSGMKQKLAIIASIMHKPRFLVLDEPTRGLDAAISSQFYELILKFKSEYNATIIICSHIFDEISKMCNRVGFIKNGKLIKEYNVNETSMKEINKEFIELFKTQSVEDLI, from the coding sequence ATGTTAATAGTAAAAAATATATCCAAAATTTATAAAAACAATGCTGGAAATTTTAATATCTCTTTAGAAATTAAAGAAAATGAAATTTATGGAATTATGGGACCAAATGGTGCAGGTAAATCAACTTTTATTAAACAAGTACTTGGTTTTATAAAACCAGATACAGGTGAAATTCTAATTGATGGAAAAGATCCTTTTAAAAATAACAAAGAGGTAATGTTATTTTCAGGTTACATTCCAGGGGAAATAGCACTTTATAGTGGCTTAACAGGAATTCAATATTTAAAAATAATTAATAAATTAAAAGACAAAGATAATTGAGAGTACATTGAAAAACTTTTATTATTTTTTCAATTAGATGCTAATAAAAAAATAAATAAAATGTCTAGTGGAATGAAACAAAAATTAGCTATTATTGCTTCAATAATGCACAAACCAAGATTTCTAGTTCTTGATGAACCAACAAGGGGGCTTGATGCTGCTATATCTTCACAATTTTACGAGTTAATTTTAAAATTTAAAAGTGAATATAATGCAACAATAATTATTTGTTCACACATTTTTGATGAGATTTCAAAAATGTGTAATAGAGTTGGTTTTATTAAAAATGGAAAATTAATAAAAGAATACAACGTCAATGAAACTAGTATGAAAGAAATAAACAAAGAATTTATAGAATTATTTAAAACTCAAAGCGTTGAGGATTTAATATAA
- a CDS encoding MBL fold metallo-hydrolase: protein MIQVFTCKKFKRVNAFLMHNEEKKGILFDTAYESYKDIIQFVEDNDIRITDIFITHGHFPHFYGINEICKSQENPNVFIGKEDLLNLFDSSKNMSDFFEGVEKCIVQPIKNLKVISEETKVNINGYNVEIYKKKSHTDGSLIFAIPEKKFLFTGDFIFKDESYLVDGLMQLDNQNEKLALETFNWLMSNFDKNYSVFTGHYNYGFQIRNILEDEEAKLLRKYIEK from the coding sequence ATGATACAAGTTTTTACTTGTAAAAAATTTAAAAGGGTTAATGCATTTTTAATGCACAATGAAGAAAAAAAAGGCATCTTATTTGATACAGCATATGAATCTTACAAAGATATAATTCAGTTTGTAGAAGATAATGATATCAGAATAACTGACATTTTTATAACACATGGACATTTCCCTCATTTTTATGGAATAAATGAGATATGTAAAAGTCAAGAAAATCCAAATGTTTTTATAGGAAAAGAAGATTTATTAAATCTATTCGATTCTTCAAAAAATATGAGTGATTTCTTTGAAGGTGTTGAAAAATGTATCGTACAACCGATAAAAAATTTGAAAGTAATATCAGAAGAAACAAAAGTAAACATAAATGGATACAACGTAGAAATATATAAGAAGAAATCACATACAGATGGATCTCTTATATTTGCAATTCCAGAAAAAAAATTCTTATTTACAGGTGATTTCATTTTTAAAGATGAAAGTTATCTAGTTGATGGTTTGATGCAACTAGATAATCAAAATGAAAAGTTAGCATTAGAAACTTTTAACTGATTGATGAGTAATTTTGACAAAAACTATTCAGTGTTTACAGGGCATTATAACTATGGTTTCCAAATCAGAAATATTTTAGAAGATGAAGAAGCTAAGTTATTAAGAAAATATATTGAAAAATAA
- a CDS encoding YqeG family HAD IIIA-type phosphatase — protein sequence MADKKKGNFLLLNYFKPSIYLESYEKINLASLKNSGIKLVMCDMDNTLIGWNERIPSPDVINFVKNVYSQNMEFVLFSNNIRSRVENFAKKAGITNYFWDCKKPLLGKMKIVKKLFKYKEEEMILIGDQFVTDVLVANRAHIKSILVSPLSRNKQESKTVQFLEKHISKRLSQENILHEGFYNEGEIGGNYEIL from the coding sequence ATGGCTGATAAAAAAAAGGGTAATTTTCTTTTACTAAACTATTTTAAACCTTCAATTTATCTAGAAAGCTATGAGAAAATAAACTTAGCTTCTCTAAAGAATAGTGGTATTAAACTTGTAATGTGTGATATGGACAATACATTAATAGGTTGAAACGAAAGAATTCCTTCACCAGATGTAATAAACTTTGTTAAAAACGTTTATTCTCAAAACATGGAGTTTGTTCTTTTCTCAAATAATATTAGAAGTAGAGTTGAAAATTTTGCAAAAAAAGCAGGTATTACTAACTACTTTTGAGATTGTAAAAAACCTCTTTTGGGTAAAATGAAAATAGTTAAAAAATTATTCAAATATAAAGAAGAAGAAATGATATTAATTGGTGATCAATTTGTAACAGATGTTCTTGTTGCAAATAGAGCTCATATTAAAAGTATTTTAGTTTCACCATTAAGTAGAAATAAACAAGAAAGTAAAACTGTACAGTTTTTAGAAAAACATATTTCAAAAAGACTTTCGCAAGAAAATATCCTTCATGAAGGATTTTATAACGAAGGAGAAATAGGGGGCAATTATGAAATTCTCTAA
- the tkt gene encoding transketolase, with amino-acid sequence MNKNNKNLNALRILGIEAVNKANSGHPGIVLGASPIVYTLFTKFMNLNPSNPSWFNRDRFVLSAGHGSALLYSALHLSGFNLSIEEIKNFRQLNSKTPGHPEFGHTQGVEATTGPLGQGFAMGVGMALGESHLAGMYNKDDLKLINHFTYVLCGDGDLQEGVCQEAISFAGRYKLNKLIVLHDSNDIQLDAPVEVAQSEDIQLKFKAAGWNTLKVENGEDLIAIENAIKSAQQSDKPTYIEVKTIIGIGSTNQGTTKVHGAPLGNDIQTVKNYFNWNESEFVIPQDVYDFWKENVLNRGVEANNQWNEMFEKYKESNPQLAEQLLKSIDKQWDIDLKELEALNKSTEQATRVSSGEVFNLLSKNIPAIIGGSADLCESTKIKGADGNYDFDNTKARNIMYGVREFAMSAINNGMALHGGLLPVASGFFVFADYLKPALRMSAIMNIQTLSVFTHDSVAVGEDGPTHQPIEQLAMLRSIPNMSVYRPCDMAETIASYYNALNNKNNPSVIIATRQNLKELDHSSNLIDQVKKGAYILSETPNANITLIATGSEVSLALDIKQILERENQKVNVVSMINMNEFNKQSKEYQDSIINRNTTRFSIELGSTYGWHKFLGDQGKAYGIDTFGYSAPFADVIKEIKFTSEEIAKDIISVLK; translated from the coding sequence ATGAATAAAAACAACAAAAATTTAAATGCATTAAGAATTTTAGGAATTGAAGCTGTTAATAAAGCAAATTCAGGTCACCCTGGAATAGTATTAGGAGCAAGTCCAATAGTTTATACTTTATTTACAAAATTTATGAACTTAAATCCATCAAATCCATCATGATTTAATAGAGATAGATTTGTATTAAGTGCAGGACACGGTAGTGCACTGTTATACAGCGCACTACACTTGTCAGGTTTTAATCTTTCAATAGAAGAGATTAAAAATTTTAGACAACTTAATTCAAAAACACCAGGGCACCCAGAATTTGGTCATACACAAGGTGTAGAAGCAACAACAGGACCATTAGGACAAGGATTTGCAATGGGTGTTGGAATGGCACTTGGAGAAAGTCATCTAGCTGGAATGTATAATAAAGATGATTTAAAACTTATAAATCACTTTACTTATGTTTTATGTGGTGATGGTGACTTACAAGAAGGTGTATGTCAAGAAGCAATAAGTTTTGCTGGAAGATATAAACTAAATAAATTAATAGTTTTACATGATTCAAATGATATTCAACTTGATGCTCCAGTTGAAGTTGCACAAAGTGAAGATATTCAACTTAAATTTAAAGCAGCAGGATGAAATACTTTAAAAGTTGAAAATGGTGAAGATTTAATTGCAATTGAAAATGCAATTAAATCAGCTCAACAAAGTGATAAACCTACATATATTGAAGTAAAAACAATTATTGGAATTGGTTCAACAAATCAAGGAACTACAAAAGTTCATGGTGCACCATTAGGAAATGATATTCAAACAGTTAAAAATTACTTTAACTGAAATGAATCAGAATTTGTAATTCCCCAAGATGTATATGACTTTTGAAAAGAAAATGTTTTAAATAGGGGAGTTGAAGCAAACAATCAATGAAATGAAATGTTTGAAAAATATAAAGAATCAAATCCTCAATTAGCAGAACAACTTTTAAAATCAATTGACAAACAATGAGATATTGACTTAAAAGAACTTGAAGCTTTAAATAAATCAACTGAACAAGCTACAAGAGTAAGTTCAGGAGAAGTATTTAACTTATTGAGTAAAAACATCCCTGCAATAATTGGAGGAAGTGCAGATCTTTGTGAATCAACAAAGATCAAAGGTGCTGATGGTAATTATGATTTTGATAATACAAAAGCAAGAAATATAATGTATGGAGTTAGAGAATTTGCGATGAGTGCAATAAACAATGGTATGGCTCTTCATGGAGGATTACTTCCTGTAGCATCAGGTTTCTTTGTATTTGCAGATTATTTAAAACCAGCTTTAAGAATGAGTGCAATTATGAACATTCAAACATTGAGTGTATTTACTCATGATTCAGTTGCAGTTGGAGAAGATGGACCAACTCACCAACCAATAGAACAACTTGCAATGTTAAGAAGTATACCAAATATGAGTGTTTATAGACCTTGCGACATGGCAGAAACTATTGCAAGTTATTATAATGCATTAAATAATAAAAATAATCCAAGTGTTATTATTGCAACCCGTCAAAATTTAAAAGAATTGGATCATTCAAGTAATTTAATAGATCAAGTTAAAAAAGGAGCATATATTTTAAGCGAAACACCAAATGCAAATATTACTTTAATTGCAACTGGAAGTGAAGTTAGCTTAGCTCTTGATATTAAACAAATTTTAGAAAGAGAAAACCAAAAAGTAAATGTTGTTTCAATGATTAATATGAATGAATTTAATAAACAATCAAAAGAATATCAAGATTCAATTATTAACAGAAATACAACTAGATTTTCAATTGAACTTGGTTCTACTTATGGATGACATAAATTCTTAGGTGATCAAGGAAAAGCATATGGTATTGATACATTTGGTTATTCAGCTCCTTTTGCTGATGTAATAAAAGAAATTAAATTTACTTCAGAAGAAATAGCAAAAGACATAATATCTGTATTAAAATAA